One part of the Pelodiscus sinensis isolate JC-2024 chromosome 16, ASM4963464v1, whole genome shotgun sequence genome encodes these proteins:
- the PRPSAP2 gene encoding phosphoribosyl pyrophosphate synthase-associated protein 2, with amino-acid sequence MFCVESTELGAIMNITKGGLVLFSANSNSSCMELSRRIAERLGLEMGKVQVYQEPNRETRVQIQESVRGKDVFIIQTVSKDVNTTIMELLIMVYACKTSCAKSIIGVVPYFPYSKQCKMRKRGSIVSKLLASMMCKAGLTHLITMDLHQKEIQGFFNIPVDNLRASPFLLQYIQEEIPDYRNAVIVAKSPASAKRAQSFAERLRLGIAVIHGEAQDAESDLVDGRHSPPTVKSVSAIHPSLEIPMLIPKEKPPITVVGDVGGRIAIIVDDIIDDVDSFLAAAETLKERGAYKIFVMATHGLLSSDAPRLIEESAIDEVVVTNTIPHEIQKLQCPKIKTVDISMILSEAIRRIHNGESMSYLFRNIGLDD; translated from the exons ATGTTTTGTGTGGAATCAACTGAATTAGGAGCCATCATGAATATAACAAAGGGTGGGCTGGTGCTGTTTTCTGCTAATTCCAATTCATCTTGCATGGAACTATCAAGGAGAATTGCTGA acgCCTAGGGTTAGAGATGGGTAAAGTTCAGGTCTATCAGGAGCCAAACAGAG AAACAAGAGTGCAAATTCAAGAGTCAGTGAGAGGAAAAGATGTCTTTATCATCCAAACAGTTTCAAA GGATGTGAATACTACGATCATGGAGCTCCTGATCATGGTGTATGCTTGTAAAACCTCCTGTGCCAAAAGCATTATTGGAGTGGTTCCCTACTTCCCATACAGCAAGCAGTGCAAGATGAGGAAAAGGGGCTCCATTGTCTCTAAATTACTGGCTTCGATGATGTGCAAAGCTG GTCTAACTCACCTTATTACTATGGATTTACATCAGAAGGAAATACAGGGGTTCTTTAATATTCCAGTTGATAATTTGAGAGCATCTCCATTCTTACTTCAGTACATTCAAGAAGAG ATCCCAGATTACAGGAATGCTGTGATTGTAGCCAAATCACCTGCGTCTGCAAAGAG AGCACAGTCGTTTGCTGAGCGCTTGAGGCTGGGAATAGCTGTGATTCATGGGGAAGCTCAAGATGCTGAATCTGATCTGGTGGATGGTCGACATTCACCTCCTACAGTCAAAAGTGTATCTGCTATTCATCCTAGTTTGGAGATACCCA TGCTGATTCCAAAGGAAAAACCACCCATCACAGTTGTTGGAGATGTAGGAGGAAGAATAGCCATCATTGTG GATGACATCATAGATGATGTTGACAGCTTCCTTGCAGCAGCAGAGACTCTCAAAGAAAGGGGAGCATACAAGATTTTTGTCATGGCGACTCATGGCCTGCTGTCTTCAGACGCTCCCAGGTTGATAGAAGAATCTGCTATTGATGAA GTTGTTGTAACCAACACGATTCCACATGAAATACAGAAACTCCAGTGTCCCAAAATTAAGACAGTGGATATCAGTATGATCCTCTCAGAAGCCATTCGCAGAATCCATAATGGGGAATCCATGTCATATCTTTTCAGAAATATAGGACTAGACGATTAA